The proteins below are encoded in one region of Helianthus annuus cultivar XRQ/B chromosome 2, HanXRQr2.0-SUNRISE, whole genome shotgun sequence:
- the LOC110920267 gene encoding probable membrane-associated kinase regulator 2: MDALTLLRYWKGNIHGGDKTPTNANVTTPTPTPTPTGNTTTIVTGVSSHASETEDDETDDNGPFFDIEFSLPEQDEAREATDGDQEDCDGSESSDELKLTVMSGSSGDSMAVSDSPSHELFFNGGFVPVDRTTEINPKTPQFHKPIMKSATKFRVMMLKFRNLKMNTESSNEEPTESKTEVQKQDQTCTEASGNSMTVKFKRRTSSKPSKKRQHENETCSESFEDNKFSKETMRKYLRKVKPLYVRVSQKYGEKLKFNGNLTFPGVIKQNSSPLSATTTDEQKDSSETNPRREKQSSSSEVEQAEPPLLKSTGKALKQQGNLPAGLRVVCKHFGKTWSASTAIAAATAAAAPGLPPSNRRDDTLLQQEDGIQSAILYCKKSFKGSKDSDGMFE, encoded by the exons ATGGATGCTCTCACCTTGCTAAGATACTGGAAGGGTAACATTCATGGCGGTGATAAAACACCTACCAATGCTAACGtcaccacccccacccccacccccacccccaccggCAACACCACCACCATTGTTACCGGCGTCAGCAGTCACGCTTCAGAAACAGAAGACGACGAGACTGATGATAACGGACCGTTTTTCGATATAGAGTTCAGTCTACCTGAACAAGACGAAGCAAGAGAAGCAACAGATGGTGATCAAGAAGATTGTGATGGATCTGAATCATCTGATGAGTTGAAACTGACGGTAATGTCCGGTTCAAGCGGTGATAGTATGGCCGTGTCAGACTCTCCGTCGCATGAATTGTTCTTCAACGGAGGGTTTGTTCCGGTGGACCGGACGACCGAGATAAACCCAAAGACACCGCAGTTTCATAAACCGATcatgaaatcagccacaaagtttCGAGTTATGATGTTGAAGTTCCGGAATCTGAAAATGAACACCGAATCATCAAATGAAGAACCAACGGAGTCGAAAACAGAAGTGCAGAAACAAGATCAGACCTGTACCGAAGCGAGTGGTAACTCGATGACTGTAAAATTCAAAAGACGAACCAGCTCAAAACCTTCGAAAAAACGACAACACGAGAACGAAACGTGTTCCGAATCATTCGAGGACAACAAGTTTTCCAAAGAGACGATGCGGAAATATTTACGAAAAGTGAAGCCACTATACGTTCGTGTTTCACAGAAATACGGCGAGAAACTGAAGTTCAACGGAAATTTAACGTTTCCGGGAGTCATTAAGCAAAATTCAAGCCCATTATCTGCAACAACAACAGATGAACAAAAAGATTCTTCGGAAACAAACCCTAGGAGAGAGAAACAATCAAGTAGTTCTGAAGTGGAACAAGCAGAACCACCGCTACTAAAGAGTACTGGTAAAGCACTGAAACAACAAGGTAATTTACCTGCTGGACTTCGTGTTGTTTGTAAGCATTTCGGAAAAACCTGGTCTGCATCAACAGCAATCGCCGCCGCAACCGCCGCCGCGGCTCCGGGTTTACCACCGTCAAACCGTCGAGACGATACGTTACTACAACAAGAGGACGGTATTCAAAGCGCTATTCTATACTGCAAGAAATCATTCAAAGGTTCAAAAG attCTGATGGTATGTTCGAGTGA